One window of Arvicola amphibius chromosome 6, mArvAmp1.2, whole genome shotgun sequence genomic DNA carries:
- the LOC119816667 gene encoding mRNA turnover protein 4 homolog: protein MRNNKLKDIRNAWKHSRMFFGKNKVMMVALGRSPSDEYKDNLHQVSKKLRGEVGLLFTNHTKEEVNGWFTKYTEMDFARAGNKATLTVSLDPGPLKQFPHSMEPQLRQLGLPTALKKGVVTLLSDYEVCKEGDVLTPEQARVLKLFGYEMAEFKVTIKYMWAAESGRFQQMDSDLPESMSVSEGESEEDDDS from the coding sequence ATGAGAAACAACAAGCTGAAGGACATCCGGAATGCCTGGAAGCACAGCCGGATGTTCTTTGGCAAAAACAAGGTGATGATGGTGGCCTTGGGGCGAAGCCCATCTGACGAATACAAAGACAACCTACATCAGGTCAGTAAGAAGTTGAGAGGTGAAGTTGGACTCCTCTTTACCAACCACACGAAGGAGGAGGTGAACGGGTGGTTCACAAAGTATACAGAAATGGATTTTGCTCGAGCTGGGAACAAAGCAACTTTAACCGTGAGCTTGGATCCAGGGCCCCTGAAGCAGTTCCCTCATTCCATGGAGCCACAGCTGAGGCAGCTGGGCCTGCCCACTGCCCTCAAGAAAGGTGTGGTGACCCTGCTATCTGACTATGAGGTGTGCAAGGAGGGCGATGTGCTGACTCCAGAGCAGGCCCGGGTCTTGAAACTTTTTGGGTATGAGATGGCTGAATTCAAGGTGACCATCAAATACATGTGGGCTGCCGAGTCGGGGAGATTCCAGCAGATGGACAGTGACCTGCCTGAGAGCATGTCTGTGTCTGAGGGAGAGTCCGAGGAAGACGATGACAGCTGA